The Raphanus sativus cultivar WK10039 unplaced genomic scaffold, ASM80110v3 Scaffold3752, whole genome shotgun sequence genome contains the following window.
acatatatatatatagaaactcAACtagacaaagaaagaaagaatcagAAGAATAAGAATGCACATACAGCTTCATATTTGTgaataacaacaacaagaaaaagCATTTCCACAAATGAACTAACAAACATAGCATTATCAGACTCCATTGAGTGTGTGCAGCCAGCCATCAATATACATAAAGACGCAACTTTCATTCTATATTTAGAATCTCAACTAGATAAGAGAGAAGGCAACATACAGCTTCTAGCAGATTGGTCTGCACGACACGGCCTTGGtgtagacaaagagctatctgATACTGTGCTCTAACATAACCATTTTCTGCAGATTGTTTCAACCACTTCATCGCTTCCTTAGGATCTGAGGGTTGAGCTgcggatttaaaaaaaaagaaaaggaaccaaaattcaaaccctaatcCCTAAATTACAACAACACCTTAAAAAATCAAGAATCCGTTATACCTTGGAGATAAGAGATCCCCAAATTACACTGACCAACGGCATCACCAAGCTCCGCCGCCCTCCGGTACAACCCCACCGCTCTCTCCTTCTCCCCTTTCTCCCAGTACACGAGCCCCGCGTCGACCATCGCGAGCGTGGATCCACGCGCGGCTCCTTTCAGGAACGAGTCCAGCGCCTTGTCCAGGTTCGCCTTGACGCCTCCGCGCCCGTGCTTGAACCGCTTCCCCCACCGGAGGAGCAGCATCGACTCCCTCAGCGGGAGGAGCGCCTCCCTCCACGACCTGCACACCGACGACGCCGCCTGGAGGTTCGGCAGGCTCAGCGGCGCCGCGATTTTCGTCAGTATGTCGAAGGGGAGGGCCGAGAAGTCTCCGGCGGCGGCGTCGTGCGATGGTTGATGCGGGGAGGTTGACTTTGACGCCGTTGCTttgatggaggaggaggaggaggagaatctGCTTCGTTTCTCGTGGAGTTTTGAAAAGGGGAGGGAGGTGAATCGAGATCCTTCGGATGGGCATGGCCATGTCCtctgcttcatcttcttcttctccgacgAATAGACCACCGCGTCGATTTTTTTCGCGTGGAGTCAAGAGAGGTAAGTAAACGGAttcgctttttttttctttcatttttttccgcgtttgttttatttctttttcttatttaatcGAACGGTTGTGCGATGAGTAACAGTTAATCTAAGAGATCTTACGCTGACACGTGGAAAATTCAACTGAAGTGGAcaacaatcaaacaaacacGATGTGCCATTGGTATTTTGTTTTGGGCTGGGCCTGAAATTTATTGTTGTGTATTTATGTTccctattttaaaattagaagaagaaatatcaTTGCTaaagttttttgtttaatattttatataaataaggtatttgTGAGTGTATGTAAATCTTTCATCATTAAATATGAAGAAATTAACCTGTATAAAAATCATGGGTCCAGCGTAGGCTGATTTATTGT
Protein-coding sequences here:
- the LOC130506877 gene encoding F-box protein At1g70590-like, with translation MKQRTWPCPSEGSRFTSLPFSKLHEKRSRFSSSSSSIKATASKSTSPHQPSHDAAAGDFSALPFDILTKIAAPLSLPNLQAASSVCRSWREALLPLRESMLLLRWGKRFKHGRGGVKANLDKALDSFLKGAARGSTLAMVDAGLVYWEKGEKERAVGLYRRAAELGDAVGQCNLGISYLQAQPSDPKEAMKWLKQSAENGYVRAQYQIALCLHQGRVVQTNLLEATKWYLKAAEGGYVRAMYNVSLCYSVGEGLPQNRKLARRWMKRAADHGHSKAQFEHGLALFSEGALLKAVMYLELAQRGGETGAGHVKEVIHQQLSATTSRDHAINQANNWRALPATR